Within Aphelocoma coerulescens isolate FSJ_1873_10779 chromosome 1A, UR_Acoe_1.0, whole genome shotgun sequence, the genomic segment ATCCAGCTAGTGCATGCCTCCCAGAAAAATCTCCTTTATCTTCCATGGTATGAATAAACTCTTTCAAATCATGCCCTGTCATTCAGAAAAAATAGCTCCTTCAAGGCTCCAGGAAAACTCCTTTAATCAGGACCCatcaaaacaaagagaaatataTAAGGTATGTAGGTGTGATTGATTTGCCTCCTTTTACCCCTATCATTCTCTCAGATGTTCATTGTAGGCTTGATCAAAAGCCTGTCAATGCAAGAGGAAAATTTTGCTTGACTTCAATGGGCTTTGTACCAGGCACAAAGGATCATGCCTTGTAAATGACATTTGGACAAGACCCTTTGTTCATTTTTGGCAAGATTTCTGGTTTAAAATTGATCTTGCATAATAGGAACGTGTCCTGTAAACATTTGTGTGTGGTAGTAAGCAATGGCAACATTTAAAATGTGAGCAATGACATAAGAGGAGGCAGGAAgaatgtttgcaataaacagcttgaAGAATAGTGGTTTATTGTTACAGGAAATTGGACTGGCATCTTTGGGAGCTCCAGATGATTTCATCGAGAAACTTGCTACGGTAATTAATAAATGAGGGCTCAATTTTCCAAAGCACCCTGTGTTGCCTTAATTCTGCTGCCACTGAAGTCACTGATAGAACTCCCATAGAGCTGAATGGGATCAGAGGGAAGAGCACGATTGGAAAACCCCACCCTGAAACAGTTGCATTAAAGGAAAAGAGCTTTGGCACCCCTTATTCAAAGTGACAGTTGTGATTAAACACAGAAGCCTAAACTAGATTTCCTCCAGCACAAACATATTGGGCAAGAAAAGATTGTTACTACATCCCCACAGGAAATTTCAATAGACAGCTTCTGTAGTTGTTTTACCTTCAAGCATCTCTTGCACTTTGCCAGGCAGATCATGTCCTCTGCAGTCAACATAGCTCACCTGGATGCTACCTCTGAGACTACTGAGACCCAGAACTGCAAACTTCAAATAAAAACGAGGGTGTTCCTCTGAGATTAGTGCCCCAATGCCAGCTGGGGGCCACATGGGCAAAGAATTGGCGTGTCTGATAGATGGGGTAGTTTTCCTGAACCAGGGCAGGTATCTCTCCAAAAGGACAGACCCAGGAGTCAAATGGGGCCACACACCATCTTCCTTCCCTATTGCACCAACAGCCTGTTAAGCCCCTGCTGCAGTTAGATGCCCTGTATGAAGCAGGACTCAAACTTTTCTAAACTAATGTTCAAACTTCCACTGGGTTGGCCAGCCAAAGTAAAGCTTTATTGCTATAGTTTCATTGCCCCTGCTGACAAAGATAAGCGCAGTAAAACACAGCTTTGATTGTCAGGGAACTGAACTGATTTTCAGGCACACAGAATCTAATGCTGTGCTTGTCCCCAGAAAATTTCAATCTGAAGGAACACTTATTGCATTTATACACTTGGATTTGACACATGACAACATTTTATATAGAAACGAAAACTCCAAATGTCTTCAAATAAATAGTGTACACATATTACTTTTGACAAGGAATTGTAAGTCTCTGTCTCATTTTCTTTCCAGGTTTATTGGTTTACAGTTGAGTTTGGACTGTGTAAGGAAGGAGATTCCCTCAAGGCATATGGTGCAGGGCTGCTGTCTTCATTTGGGGAGCTGCAGGTGTGTtctagaaaatatttcaaatatgttAAGAATTactcaaatttattttctgaatgtCTTCAGATCTTTGGTGTCGCTTCATACTTTGTGCATAGAAGTAGCATGAAATGTGGTGCTTCATTGTAGAGCTCTGATAAATGTGTAAGTGTATGGATACACAGGGAACTCACACCTGCTTCTTTCCCAATAAATCACATTATCATTTTATACCACAGGAGCAACTCTTCCCTGTCTGAAATGGGGtggctctttatttttttcacagcacATTCAAACCCTcttaaactgaaataaatttcTTACCTTTTTGTTCATAGTATTGTTTATCAAGTAAGCCTGAGATTCAGCCTCTAGTCCTGGAGaagacttccatgcagaaatatCCTGTAACTGAGTTCCAGCCTATCTACTATGTTGCTGAGAGTTTTAAAGATGCAAAAGAAAAGCTGAGGTAATCCATTCATTCCAGAGAAGAACCCGTTCTTATCTGTTGTAAATACATTGGATCTCATTGCCATAAGGGGTCTCGGGTTGACAATCATGTTTTGAGAGGCATTAGAAAAAATTGTGCAATGCCTAGAGATGATaaa encodes:
- the LOC138104156 gene encoding phenylalanine-4-hydroxylase-like, whose amino-acid sequence is MPPRKISFIFHGMNKLFQIMPCHSEKIAPSRLQENSFNQDPSKQREIYKEIGLASLGAPDDFIEKLATVYWFTVEFGLCKEGDSLKAYGAGLLSSFGELQYCLSSKPEIQPLVLEKTSMQKYPVTEFQPIYYVAESFKDAKEKLRKFAQTIPRPFSVRYNPYTQRIEVLDNAKQLKNLADTINSEIGILCNALQKIK